The following coding sequences are from one Geothrix sp. window:
- a CDS encoding sensor histidine kinase — translation MANRAPTFSLQRIIFLAVSLVLCIQVGWWINVQIRESGRLLQARAQALNASRAEAWQMDSLSLLAFMHARPDPSSRAGAVEGRLPALPSLERRREAIHRVYPHVVVVPSRTSPDDLALLDGSAFLALRPEPMIELRNQRWHSVFRAASEGAFMVVAVLLGFVLLYRKLAEELDLKLRQRNFTSAVTHELKTPIASLRVWTETLFTRTLPDEQRLRIRGLMEKDIERLNELVGNLLDVARAESGSLVLHQAPLELAPWLRGVCEAMDQRLGAGALGLSLEFGSEPLWANADPKALGTVIENLLSNAFKYAAEPRQTTVTLDGDGDDVLIVVSDLGHGLAAKDLPRVFHRFFRVGDEMTRQVAGTGLGLFLVKEIVTRHGGDVRASSRGPGLGSAFTVRLPRIPRPPDA, via the coding sequence ATGGCGAACCGCGCCCCCACCTTCTCGCTCCAGCGGATCATCTTCCTGGCCGTCTCCCTGGTGCTCTGCATCCAGGTGGGCTGGTGGATCAACGTGCAGATCCGGGAATCCGGGCGCCTGCTCCAGGCCCGCGCCCAGGCGCTCAACGCCAGCCGGGCCGAGGCCTGGCAGATGGACAGCCTCAGCCTCCTGGCCTTCATGCATGCGCGACCCGATCCCTCCTCCCGGGCCGGGGCCGTAGAGGGCCGTCTGCCCGCCCTGCCCAGCCTGGAGCGGCGCCGGGAGGCCATCCACCGGGTGTACCCCCACGTCGTGGTGGTGCCTTCCCGCACGTCGCCGGACGACTTGGCCCTGCTCGACGGCTCGGCCTTCCTGGCCCTGCGGCCCGAACCCATGATCGAGCTGCGCAACCAGCGCTGGCACTCGGTCTTCCGGGCCGCCTCCGAAGGCGCCTTCATGGTGGTGGCCGTGCTCCTCGGCTTCGTGCTGCTCTACCGCAAGCTGGCCGAGGAGCTGGACCTCAAGCTGCGCCAGCGGAACTTCACCTCGGCGGTGACCCACGAGCTCAAGACCCCCATCGCCTCGCTGCGGGTCTGGACCGAAACCCTCTTCACCCGCACCCTGCCCGATGAGCAGCGGCTGCGGATCCGCGGCCTCATGGAGAAGGACATCGAGCGGCTGAACGAGCTGGTGGGCAACCTGCTGGACGTGGCCCGGGCCGAATCCGGCAGCCTCGTCCTCCACCAAGCCCCCCTCGAGCTGGCCCCCTGGCTGCGTGGCGTCTGCGAGGCCATGGACCAGCGGCTGGGGGCGGGCGCCCTGGGCCTCAGCCTGGAATTCGGGTCGGAGCCGCTCTGGGCCAACGCCGACCCCAAGGCCCTGGGCACCGTGATCGAGAACCTGCTCTCCAACGCCTTCAAGTACGCGGCGGAGCCCCGCCAGACCACGGTCACCCTGGACGGCGATGGCGACGACGTCCTCATCGTGGTCAGCGACCTCGGCCACGGCCTGGCCGCCAAGGACCTGCCCCGGGTCTTCCACCGCTTCTTCCGGGTGGGCGACGAGATGACCCGCCAGGTGGCCGGCACGGGCCTGGGCCTCTTCCTCGTGAAGGAGATCGTCACCCGCCACGGGGGCGATGTGCGCGCCTCCAGCCGCGGCCCCGGCCTCGGCTCGGCCTTCACGGTGCGCCTGCCCCGCATCCCCAGGCCCCCGGATGCCTGA
- a CDS encoding RNA polymerase sigma factor — protein sequence MPEPAPARDPRPEAALVQAAAQGDPVAFEALVRPHLGMLFRVIDRILGNEAESQDALQDALLTLHRELPGFHGASKFSTWAYRICVNQALMARRKRVRRREDAIEDLMPRFGDEGHHMNVDTILDWSEDAEALMKVEQEELKARVRSGLDRLSDDQRAVFVLRDLEGWNTDEIARHLGITRELVRQRVHRARLALRALLPEFAPTQFAPPQEGR from the coding sequence ATGCCTGAGCCCGCGCCGGCCCGGGACCCGCGCCCCGAGGCCGCCCTCGTCCAGGCCGCCGCCCAAGGCGACCCCGTGGCCTTCGAGGCCCTGGTGCGGCCCCACCTGGGCATGCTCTTCCGCGTGATCGACCGGATCCTGGGGAACGAGGCCGAGAGCCAGGACGCGCTGCAGGATGCACTCCTGACCCTCCACCGGGAGCTGCCGGGCTTCCACGGCGCCAGCAAGTTCAGCACCTGGGCCTACCGGATCTGCGTGAACCAGGCCCTCATGGCCCGCCGCAAGCGCGTCCGGCGCCGGGAGGATGCCATCGAGGATCTGATGCCACGTTTCGGGGACGAGGGGCATCACATGAACGTGGACACGATCCTCGACTGGAGCGAGGACGCGGAGGCGCTGATGAAGGTCGAACAGGAAGAGCTGAAGGCCAGGGTCCGGTCGGGCCTGGATCGCCTCTCCGACGATCAGCGCGCGGTCTTCGTCCTCCGGGACCTCGAGGGTTGGAACACCGACGAGATCGCCCGGCACCTGGGCATCACCCGTGAGCTGGTGCGGCAGCGCGTGCACCGGGCCCGCCTGGCGCTGCGCGCCCTGCTGCCCGAGTTCGCCCCTACCCAGTTCGCCCCGCCCCAGGAGGGACGATGA
- a CDS encoding cupin domain-containing protein, with product MTFLVPSCERVTSLLTAYEEGALGPLDWLGLKLHLALCPPCQTFLASFERTPALLRRAWGEDTHALCERALAGALAALREGRVPRGPQHHPEPEAWSALESGGDPLHTLLLRVHLGHCEPCRETRGGDLAISLAERPLEALRPHLPPDTQWRWIRHGLGGAKVAILQEDSTGASLSLACLPGGRTTPFHNHRGVERALVLCGAMQDGPAHLRAGDWIEHHPGHLHGPTADPGGECWALIALERPVQFLGWRAVVEWFASRSPGPAPR from the coding sequence ATGACCTTCCTGGTCCCTTCCTGCGAGCGGGTCACGAGCCTGCTCACCGCCTACGAGGAGGGCGCCCTGGGCCCCCTGGACTGGCTCGGGCTGAAGCTCCACCTGGCGCTCTGCCCGCCCTGCCAGACCTTCCTCGCATCCTTCGAGCGGACGCCGGCCCTGCTGCGACGGGCCTGGGGCGAGGACACCCACGCCCTGTGCGAGCGGGCCCTGGCCGGCGCCCTGGCAGCCCTGCGCGAGGGGCGCGTCCCCCGGGGACCCCAGCACCACCCCGAGCCTGAAGCCTGGTCCGCCCTGGAATCCGGCGGGGACCCCCTCCACACGCTGCTGCTGCGGGTCCACCTCGGTCACTGCGAACCCTGCCGCGAGACCCGGGGCGGGGACCTGGCCATCTCCCTGGCCGAGCGCCCCCTGGAGGCCCTCCGGCCCCACCTGCCCCCGGATACGCAGTGGCGCTGGATCCGCCACGGCCTGGGCGGAGCGAAGGTGGCCATCCTCCAGGAGGATTCCACCGGGGCCAGCCTCAGCCTGGCCTGCCTGCCGGGAGGCCGCACCACGCCCTTCCACAACCACCGGGGCGTCGAGCGGGCCCTGGTGCTGTGCGGCGCCATGCAGGATGGCCCGGCCCATCTGCGGGCGGGCGACTGGATCGAGCATCATCCCGGCCACCTCCACGGCCCCACGGCGGATCCCGGGGGGGAATGCTGGGCCCTCATCGCCCTCGAGCGCCCCGTCCAGTTCCTGGGCTGGCGGGCCGTCGTGGAGTGGTTCGCGAGCCGATCCCCGGGGCCGGCCCCCCGCTGA
- a CDS encoding DMT family transporter, with product MNRSAETTRGVALVALAALLWSSSGLFIKVLPLGALQIAFARSLVAALTIAAVVRLRGGHPFPRPDGLALGCAVAYAALLILFVAATKLTTAANAIFLQFSAPIYLVFLEPWVTRRPLQRRDLVAVVVCFSAMGLFFVGRLGAGTLAGNLLGVASGVCLALFSLTLKLQKSGHPKADPVAAIILGNLLVALVCAPLALRDFHPSLPQLGILLYLGVFQIGIAYLFFSAGMKRLSATVAVVTGTLEAVLNPVWVFLGIGERPSAWALVGGLVILGTIGWYTLGPRRRSVEL from the coding sequence ATGAACCGATCCGCCGAGACGACCCGAGGCGTGGCCCTGGTGGCCCTGGCCGCCCTGCTCTGGAGTTCCAGCGGCCTCTTCATCAAGGTGCTGCCCCTGGGCGCCCTGCAGATCGCCTTCGCCCGCAGCCTCGTGGCGGCCCTCACCATCGCCGCGGTGGTGCGCTTGAGGGGAGGCCACCCCTTCCCCAGGCCCGATGGGCTGGCCCTGGGCTGCGCCGTGGCCTACGCCGCCCTCCTGATCCTCTTCGTGGCCGCCACCAAGCTCACCACGGCGGCCAACGCGATCTTCCTGCAGTTCTCCGCGCCCATCTACCTGGTGTTCCTGGAGCCCTGGGTGACCCGCCGGCCCCTGCAGCGGCGGGATCTGGTGGCCGTGGTGGTCTGTTTCTCCGCCATGGGCCTGTTCTTCGTGGGGCGGCTCGGCGCGGGCACGCTGGCCGGCAACCTCCTCGGAGTCGCTTCCGGCGTCTGCCTGGCGCTCTTCTCCCTGACGCTGAAGCTGCAGAAGAGCGGTCATCCGAAGGCCGACCCCGTGGCGGCCATCATCCTCGGCAACCTCCTGGTGGCCCTGGTCTGCGCCCCCCTGGCGCTCAGGGATTTCCATCCGTCGCTGCCGCAGCTGGGCATTCTGCTCTACCTGGGCGTCTTCCAGATCGGCATCGCCTACCTCTTCTTCAGTGCCGGCATGAAGCGCCTCTCGGCCACGGTGGCCGTGGTGACGGGCACGCTGGAGGCGGTGCTCAACCCGGTCTGGGTGTTCCTCGGCATCGGCGAACGGCCCTCTGCCTGGGCCCTGGTGGGCGGCCTGGTGATCCTCGGCACCATCGGGTGGTACACCCTGGGGCCGCGAAGGCGGTCCGTGGAGTTGTGA
- the hydG gene encoding [FeFe] hydrogenase H-cluster radical SAM maturase HydG, whose product MRGPSESFPLAEASIQSALDSAPAEDPVRIRELLAKAREMKGLADGDLPPLMALRDPRLLLELFDAAKWVKDQIYGNRIVMFAPLYVSNLCGNECLYCAFRASNRELPRRALQQEEIAAEVGHLLAQGHKRLVLVAGEAYPKEGLDYILSAIRTVYAVRHGDENIRRVNVNIAPLEVADFRRLKETEIGTYQLFQETYHRETYARMHPRGLKADFDWRLGCMDRAMQAGIDDVGIGALFGLHDWRFELLAIMHHARHLEERFGCGPHTISVPRIEPAEGSSTSEAPPFAVSDADFRKLIAILRLAVPYTGLILSTRERPEARREALQLGISQISAGSRTNPGGYEEDALEGGAQFSLGDHRDLDEVVRDLAQMGFIPSFCTSCYRMGRTGSDFMDLAKPGEIKAHCHPNALATLQEYMEDHASPATRLVAARLLADSLDDLDGQARAQAEGMVARVKEGERDVFC is encoded by the coding sequence ATGCGCGGGCCCTCAGAATCCTTCCCCCTGGCTGAAGCGTCCATCCAATCGGCGCTGGACTCGGCGCCGGCCGAGGACCCCGTCCGCATCCGTGAGCTGCTGGCCAAGGCCCGCGAGATGAAGGGGCTGGCGGACGGGGACCTCCCGCCCCTCATGGCGCTCCGGGATCCCAGGCTGCTGCTGGAGCTCTTCGATGCGGCCAAATGGGTGAAGGATCAGATCTACGGCAACCGCATCGTGATGTTCGCGCCGCTCTACGTGTCGAACCTCTGCGGAAACGAATGCCTCTACTGCGCATTCCGCGCCTCGAACCGGGAGCTCCCGAGGCGGGCCCTGCAGCAGGAGGAGATCGCCGCGGAGGTGGGCCATCTGCTCGCCCAGGGGCACAAGCGCCTGGTGCTGGTGGCCGGGGAGGCCTACCCCAAGGAGGGTCTCGACTACATCCTGTCGGCCATCCGGACGGTGTACGCCGTGCGCCACGGCGACGAGAACATCCGCCGCGTGAACGTGAACATCGCCCCCCTGGAGGTCGCGGATTTCCGCCGCCTGAAGGAGACGGAAATCGGCACCTACCAGCTCTTCCAGGAGACCTACCACCGGGAGACCTACGCGCGGATGCACCCCAGGGGCCTCAAGGCGGACTTCGACTGGCGCCTGGGCTGCATGGACCGGGCCATGCAGGCGGGCATCGACGACGTGGGCATCGGCGCCCTCTTCGGCCTCCACGACTGGCGCTTCGAGCTGCTGGCCATCATGCACCACGCCCGCCACCTCGAGGAGCGCTTCGGCTGCGGGCCCCACACCATCAGCGTGCCCCGCATCGAGCCCGCCGAGGGCTCCAGCACCAGCGAGGCGCCGCCCTTCGCGGTCAGCGACGCCGACTTCCGCAAGCTCATCGCCATCCTGCGCCTGGCCGTGCCCTACACGGGTCTGATCCTCAGCACCCGGGAGCGGCCCGAGGCGCGCCGGGAAGCCCTGCAGCTGGGCATCAGCCAGATCAGCGCCGGCAGCCGGACCAACCCCGGCGGCTACGAGGAGGACGCCCTCGAGGGCGGCGCCCAGTTCTCCCTGGGGGACCACCGGGACCTCGACGAGGTTGTGCGCGACCTGGCGCAGATGGGCTTCATCCCCAGTTTCTGCACCAGCTGCTACCGCATGGGCCGCACCGGGTCCGATTTCATGGATCTGGCCAAGCCCGGCGAGATCAAGGCCCACTGCCACCCCAATGCCCTCGCCACCCTCCAGGAGTACATGGAGGACCATGCCAGCCCCGCCACCCGGCTCGTGGCGGCACGGCTGCTGGCGGACAGCCTGGACGACCTGGATGGCCAGGCCCGCGCCCAGGCCGAGGGCATGGTGGCCCGCGTGAAGGAAGGAGAACGCGATGTGTTCTGCTGA
- the hydF gene encoding [FeFe] hydrogenase H-cluster maturation GTPase HydF, translating into MRPAPRNLRLHIGLFGRRNAGKSSLLNALTRQQVSIVSPQPGTTTDPVEKPMELLPLGPVLFVDTAGLDDEGTLGEARSGRSRAALDRVDLAILVAERGQWGAFEAELLADLKARSTPTVVALNKSDLRFSKTLPDLGDTPVVPVSALRGQGLDSLREALLRAAPEGHFDSRHLLADLVPPGEVAVLVMPIDSSAPKGRLILPQVMAVRDVLDGAGLALVVQARELSRALFALKRLPALVVTDSQAFQSVAMDVPDSVPMTSFSILMSRFQGDLAAQVRGTLAIEDLREGDRVLVAEGCTHHPTEEDIGRVKLPRWLNQKVGGPLQFDTVQGREFPTDLSPYKLVVHCGNCMGNRREMLSRTHRCESAGVPITNYGLAIAHSLGILHRALRPFPEVQDALHALQP; encoded by the coding sequence ATGAGACCCGCCCCGCGGAACCTCCGCCTCCACATCGGCCTCTTCGGCCGCCGCAACGCGGGGAAGTCCTCCCTGCTGAACGCCCTGACCCGCCAGCAGGTGTCCATCGTCTCGCCCCAGCCGGGCACCACCACGGATCCCGTGGAGAAGCCCATGGAGCTGCTGCCCCTGGGCCCCGTGCTCTTCGTGGACACCGCCGGGCTCGATGATGAAGGCACCCTGGGCGAGGCGCGCAGCGGCCGCTCCCGGGCCGCCCTGGACCGCGTGGACCTCGCCATCCTCGTGGCCGAGCGCGGCCAGTGGGGCGCCTTCGAGGCGGAGCTCCTGGCGGACCTGAAGGCCCGGAGCACCCCCACGGTGGTGGCCCTCAACAAGTCCGACCTGCGCTTCTCGAAGACCCTGCCCGACCTCGGGGACACCCCCGTGGTGCCCGTCTCCGCCCTCCGCGGGCAGGGCCTCGACAGCCTGCGCGAGGCCCTCCTGCGCGCCGCCCCCGAGGGCCATTTCGACTCCCGCCACCTGCTGGCGGACCTGGTGCCGCCAGGCGAGGTCGCCGTGCTGGTCATGCCCATCGACAGCTCCGCCCCGAAGGGCCGCCTGATCCTGCCCCAGGTGATGGCCGTGCGCGACGTGCTGGATGGCGCGGGCCTCGCCCTGGTCGTGCAGGCCCGGGAGCTGTCCCGCGCCCTGTTCGCCCTGAAGCGCCTGCCGGCCCTGGTGGTCACGGACTCCCAGGCCTTCCAGTCCGTGGCCATGGATGTCCCCGACTCGGTGCCCATGACCTCCTTCAGCATCCTCATGAGCCGGTTCCAGGGCGACCTGGCGGCCCAGGTGCGCGGCACCCTGGCCATCGAAGACCTGCGGGAAGGCGACAGGGTGCTCGTGGCCGAGGGCTGCACCCACCATCCCACCGAGGAGGACATCGGCCGCGTGAAGCTGCCCCGCTGGCTGAACCAGAAGGTGGGCGGCCCGCTGCAGTTCGACACCGTCCAGGGCCGGGAGTTCCCCACGGATCTGTCGCCCTACAAGCTGGTGGTGCACTGCGGCAACTGCATGGGCAACCGCCGCGAGATGCTGTCCCGCACACACCGCTGCGAATCCGCCGGCGTGCCCATCACCAACTACGGGCTCGCCATCGCCCATTCCCTGGGCATCCTCCACCGGGCCCTCCGCCCCTTCCCCGAAGTCCAGGACGCGCTGCATGCCCTCCAGCCCTGA